One Natronorubrum halophilum genomic window, ATCGACTGTTTGAGTTCGTCCTCGATGTCTCCGAACAGCGGCGCGGTGGCGTACTCGAGCGTCACTTCCTCGCCGTCGTAGTCGCCGATATCCACGCTGTCGTCGCTGTCGTCGCTGATACAGCCGGCCGTTCCGATGATCCCAGCGGCACCGGCCGCCGAAAGGACTTGACGGCGGGAAACGATCGATTCAGCCCGCACTCTACCCCGATTTCTATGATTGGCTCTGCCTACCATGATCAAGACATGAGTACACCATTATATAAACATAACCATTTATTCAGGAGTGGCGAGTTATCATCGCGTTCTCCCGACGAGGGATGGAACGAAGACTGAACGGATACGCGGTCCGGCTCACCCACCGTTGCTCGCACGTGCGAAAGTAGACTGTAATCCGGTAATACCAGACGGAATAGCGACCATTGCTAACATTCATCACACGACTCGTCGGTACCCGATATGGTATGTCACAATGAGACGCGGATCCGGCCTCACCGGACAACTGTTAAATAGGTGGTAGCTGTACTAGCTGGTAATGTCGCAAGAAGTTCAATATCCGGTCCAGGCCGCTGCGACAACCTTCCGGATCATCGAAACGCTCCACGACCTCAACGGCGCAGGCGTCGCCGAACTCGCCGACGAACTCGAGATGCCAAAGAGCACGGTCCACGACCACCTGCGAACACTAACCGAGGTCGAGTACCTGGTCAACGAGAACGGGACGTACCACGTCGGCGCTCGCTTCCTCGAGCTGGGCGGGTTCGCCCGAAGCCAGATGAAACTGTATCAGGTCGGATCGCCGGAGATCAAGAAGCTGGCCGAGGAGACGGGCGAGCACGCGAACCTGCTGATCGAAGAACACGGCAAGGGAATTTTCCTCAACAAGGTCAAAGGGCCCGACGCCGTCAATCTCGACACCCACATCGGCATGCGCGTCTATCTCCAGACGACGGCGCTCGGCAAGGCGATCCTCTCGAGGCTCCCGGAGGCAACAGTCGACGAGATCATCGACCGCCACGGGCTGCCCGCCGTCACTGAACAGACGGTTACGGACCGAGACGAACTGAAAGCCCAGCTCGCGGAGATCCGCAACCGAGGATACGCGATCGACGACGAAGAACGCGTACTCGGGATGCGCTGTGTCGCCGCGCCGATCTGCGACGAAGACGGCATGCCCATCGGAGCGGTCAGCGTGTCCGGCCCGACGAATCGGTTCAACAACGAAGTGTTCGAGGACGAGATTCCGAAAAGCGTGTTGAGCACCGCAAACGTGATCGAAGTCAATATGACGTACACGTAGCACGTCCGCCACCACCGGACGATCGGTGGAACCCACCTGTGGACGAACCCGTATCATTACAGACATACGATTGTAAGAAAATGCGCTACAACAGTTCCAGCGACGCTCGACCGGGAACGCAACTGGAACCGTCCCGTTCGAATCTCGGCGCGCACCACCGGTGATACCAAACGAATCGATGGGCTATCGATAGCCGCTGTCGCCGTCGGCGAACCGAACAGTAGTCGTCACGGTCGCGTCGACCGCTTCGCTGACCTCCGTACTCCTGCGGTCGCCCCGAACCGTCGGCCACTGCGGAATCGTCTTGACGTGCAGTTCGCAGAAAACGATCGCGATCTCCTCTGCTCGTCGGTCTCGAATACAGCGGAGAATCAATCGAATCTGTCGGTTCCGGGGAGAACGTGGTCTTCGACAACCGACTCGTCCAGTTCGATGCCGAGGCCGGGATCGGTCGGCACGTCGATGTATCCGTCCGATATTATCGGTTCGTCTCGTTCGAGCAAGTCGTCCCACCAGTCGACTTCCAGGGCGTGATACTCGAGGACGTCGGCGTTCGGGACGGCTGCACAGAGGTGAACGCAGGCCATCGTTCCGACGGGGCTACAGACGTTGTGCGGTGAGAACGGAACGTAGCGCTCCTCGGCGCGGTCAGCGACGCGCTTGGACTCGGCGAGGCCGCCGCAGGTAGTCGGATCGGGCGTGATCACGTCGACGGCGTACCCGTCGAGCAGTTCGGTCAGTTCGTGGACGCGAAACCGGTTCTCGCCGGTGGCGAGGGGCGTCTTCGTGCGCCGAGCGACCTCGCGTTGGGCGGCCGTCTCCTCCGGCGGAACGACGTCTTCCAGCCACATGAGATCGTACGGCTCGAGCGCTCTCGCGAGGCGAGCGGCGCTCTCGACCGTGTAGTCCCAGTGGCAGTCGAAGGCGAGATCGATCTCGTCGCCGATCGCCTCGCGGACGGCCGCGACGACCTCGACTTTGTGATTCAGCGCGGCGTTGGACAGCCGTCCGTTGTACGGATCCGGCTTGTTGTCGCGTTCCATATCGAGGTCGAACTTGATCGCGTCGAACCCCATGTCGACGACGCGCTCGGCCTCCGCCGCGTACGCGTCGGGCGTGTACGCCTCCGCGTTGGCGTACTCGGTGAACCCGCCCTCGTCGACCGCGTAGGCCTCGCCAGCGTGGCAGTCACAGTAGATTCGGACGCGGTCACGGTAGCGAGAGCCCAGGAGCTGGTAGACGGGCACGTCGAGGATCTTCCCAGCGACGTCCCACAGCGCGATTTCGATCCCGGAGACGGCGGTAACGACCTTTCCGGTCGTTCCGCCGTGGCCCGACATCTCCTGGACGATGTATCGAAACAGCCGTTCGACGTCCAGCGGATTTTCGCCGACGAGGAATCGATTGGTGTACTCGACGAGTTCGGGGACGCCACCGCCGCGGTACGCCTCGCCGATTCCGGTCACGCCCGCGTCGGTGTGCACCTTCACGAGGTTCCACTCGAAGTTTCCGTCGACGACCGCCGCCTCGACGCCGGTGATTTCGACGTCGTGACCCGCGGGTCGTTCTGTCGAATGGTTCGAAAAATCTCTCATTGCGTACCACCACGTATTCGTCCTCCAACCAAAGTTGTACCGGTGACGCCACTCGACGGCGTCGCGAGTCGGCGAGAGGGGCTCCGGTCGACGGCAAGAATTCCCTTCGAAATCAGAGACGAAACAGATCAGTCAGCTGGAATGGGGCGTCTCGAGACGGGAACGGGGTAGATTTCGTCGCAGGTTGCCGTCGTGGATCTATCCGCCGGGCGCGTTTTCCCGCGAGTTCGTCGAACGGACGATGGGATGGCTACGGGACGCCTTCAGCGGCCTGCCGCTGCGTTGCGCTAGCGCTGCCACGCGAGCGGTCGCGGGACGAGGGCGTTCGTCGACACTCGTCTATCGGACGGCTCTCGATGTGTGGCTGGTTTGACCAGTATTATCAGCTCGCGGTGACACGTCGGCCGAGCGATTTCCGTCCGCGTGCGTCGTCCGAACACGATTCCGGTCACGCTCGACACCGGTCCGAACGGTCCGGCGATCAGGCAGCAGACCGATCTACGAGTCGTCGCTCATCCAGTCGCTCGCCTGTGGCTCTCGAGGATCCGTCGGCACCTCGAGGAGAACCGGTTCGTCGGCGGCGACCGCGGACTCGAGGGTCGAGCGAATCTCCGACGGCGTTTCCGCACGCTCGGTTCGCATGCCGAAACTCGCCGCGAGGCCGGCGAAATCGATCGGCGCGTCGGTCCAGTCGTACTCGCCGTCCTCGAGGTCGTAGTTCCGGCCGGCGTCGTCGCTGATGATCGCGTAGTCCTCGTTGACGAAGACGACGACGGTGATCGGGAGCGCCTCGGCGACGGCCGTGTGAAGTTCGTGGACGCACATCAGCAGTCCGCCATCGCCGACCAGAACGACGACGTCCGCGTCCGGGTTCGCGAGTTGAGCACCGATCCCGGACGGCAGTGCGGTCCCCATGGTCGCCCACGAACCCGGATTGACGTACGAACGCGGGCCGCCGGCTTCGAACACGTTCAGCCCCCAGACGCGCGAGCCGCCGGCGTCGGCCGTGGCGATCGCCTCCCGCGGAACCGCCGCTCGAACGGTCTCGAGCGCGCTGACGGAGGTGATCGGCGGCGACGACCCGCGAAGCGACTCGAGCCGATCGCTCGTCGCCGTTCGGATCGCACCCGCTCGCTCGACGGCGTCGCCGGCCGCGAACTCGCGCTCGGAGAGCGCGCCCTCGAGACGCGACAGCGCCGCCGCGGCGTCGGCGACGATCCCGACGGACGGCTCGTAGCCGTTCCCGAGATCGTCGGCATCGAGCGTGACGTGGACGAGTGCTTCGGGGACGTCGACGGCCCACGCGCGGGTGGCAACGGCGTCGAAGTCCGTTCCCACGGCGAGCGCCGCATCCGCCTCCGCGAGTAACTCGAGCAACTCGGGCGACGCGCTTCCCGAGAGCGTCCCGGCGACGTAGCCGCCGGATCCGTCGGGAAGCACTCCCTTCCCCTTGTACGTTGCGACGACGGGGGCTCCGAGTCGATCGGCGACTCGGCGGAGGTTGTCGCTCGCGTTCGCGGTGCGAACGCCGCCGCCGGCGACGATTACCGGGTCGTCGGCCTCGGCCAGGAGATCGGCGGCGGCCTCGATATCCTCGGTTGCGACGCCCGTAACGAACTCTCGGCTGTAGTCCGCCGGCGTCGCGAGCGGAATGTCCATCGCGAGGAAGTTCTTCGGAATTCCGACGCGAACTGGACCTTTCGGCTGCGTTTCGGCGATCGAGATGGCTTCCTCGAGGACGGCGATCGTGCTTTCGGGACGTTCGACGAGCAGGTTCGCCTTGACGACGTTGTCGTAGGTGTCAGGGGGCGTCTCGTGGATACCGTCCCCGCCGCGTACCTCTGGTTCGGTTTCGACGGCGATGTGAACCAGCGGCGTACAGTCGTTGAGCGCGTTCTTCAACCCGTTCATCGCGTTCATGTCGCCCGGCCCCGGAACGACGGCTGTCGCCGCGGGCCGTCCGCTGGTTTCCGCGTACCCCCACGCCTGATGCGTGACGGCGGTCTCGTGTCGAGCGACCACGAACCGAATGTCGTCTCGCGTCCCGATCGCCTCGTTGAGCGGGAGCGTCTGTTTGCCGGGAATGCCGAACACCGTGTCGATCCCATCGGCAGTCAGTCGCTCGATGACGGCCTGGCTGACGTCCATACGATTTCCTCGTAAACCACGTACTTAGGACCTCCCCTTGTGGTACCCCGAGGTAGCGGCGCTCGAGGGATCGTCACCAAAAGAGTGTATCACCTGACGATATCGCCCGAAACGCTACGCCGTCGATGTGCCACTACTGGGACCCGACGGCGCAATCCTCGGCGGGTCCGCCGTTGTCGGCCCGAGCCACTGACTGCGTGGCGAGCGGTCCACGGAGGACATCCCGAACACGACCCGAGGCGTCAGCACCGAACTCGAGTTGAACCGCAGCCGTTCCCGAGAACGGAACCCTCCGGGTACGATATAATATATTTTTATAGATATAGATGTTGGCATGATAGTTTCAATAGGCACTATCTGGCGACAAATTCGAGAACGCGGAAAACGAACGCGTTGAGCGCATAGTCTGGCAGTCATTCGGAACAGCGGCTCTGTGGGTAAGGCGTCGAAAATCCCAACACACTCGAATTAGACCACTAGTAGGCGTGATACTCCATATTTGTCGAACGCTGGTTATTCCGTGCTCGAAGATGTCGGCTATAGCATCTCATCCGGTAATAGACTATTATTTGATGTTTCCAAAACCGATCCCCATCCCTTATCCGACGGTACTTTCGCGGTTCACCGCGACTCGGTTCGAACACCGGTCCGTTCGACGACCGCGGCCTGCGTCGACCGGAAAAACGGTATAGAAGGGACGCCGTCGGTGGAGACCGCCGCTGTAACCGACGCGAGAACGACCAGCGATTCGATACGGACGCACCCGTTCCCGGTCAAACTGATCGGGTTCGACAATCCTTATAGTGGGTAGTGAATACTAGTTCGTATGGAGGATATTTTCGTTGCCCGAGTAATGTCTTCGTCGCTGCAGACGGTCACACCGGACACGCTCGTCGAAGACGCGGGACAACTGATGCTCGAGAACGAGGTCGGTTCGGTCATCGTCGTCGACGAAGACAACCAACTCGAAGGGATTCTGACGACGACGGACTTCGTCCGGATCGTCGCCGAACGAAAGCCCAAAGACCGGACGCCGGTCTCGGCGTACATGACCCAGAACGTGATCACGGTCACGGCGCAGGACAGTATCCGCGACGCCGCGGACGTAATCGTCGAACACGGCTTCCATCATCTCCCCGTCGTTGACGAGGACGAGGGAGTCATCGGGATCATCACGACGTCGGATCTGGCCTCCTACCTCTCGCGCGAGGAGACGCCGAGTCCCGAGTAATCGGTCGCCGTCGAGCGCCGTATTCGACGGAGTCGCGCGTTCGCCGCGAGTTTCGTCTATCGATCCGTCGGCCTCGAGCCGATCTCGACGGTGAGTCAACCGTCGAGTTCCGGATCGTCGTCTTCGGTCATCCAGCGGACGGTCTCGTCGAGGTGGTCCCGCAGCGCTCGCGCCTCCGCCGGCGTCAGTTCGACATCGACGTGACCCATACCGTGGTCGCCCGCCATCGCGTCGACGCTCAGGACGATCCGGTGGCCGTCCGTCGATTCGGGTCGCACCGAGACGTCGGCCCGGTCGGGATAGTCCCGCGGCGGTCCGAGTTCGATATCGGTCTCGCCGCGGGTAACGCCCATTTGAACGCGCTCGGCGTGCTCGAGGTCGAACGAGTCCGTCGGATCCGCATCGATCGGGTCGCGCTCCGACTCGGGCTCTTCGGTGCGCTCGTCACTGGTATCGGTTGGCATACTCTGTGGGTTGTGTCGCCTCCACCTTGGCTGTACGCCCGGAACCGGACAGGAGACGAGCGGCCTCAGTCACGGTCTGCCGTCTCGAGAATCAGTCGACGGTAAACGCCTCCTCGGCGATCACCACGCCGCCGGCCCAGCACTCGCGGGCGAACCACGCGAAGTAGCCCACCATCCCGAGGGTGATGACGACCTCGATCGATCCGAGTCCGGTGACTCCGTCGCCCGCGAGGAGACTCACGAGGCTGACGCCACCCCAGCCGACCGCGAGCATCGAAACGGCGACCGCGGCGACGCGAGGCCAGCCGACGGTCCTCGAGCCGATCGATACGCGTTCACGAAGCCCGGCGAGGAGCATCGTCCCTCCGACGAGAGCCAGCCACGAGATCAGCACGAACGTCGACGGACTCGGTGGCAGGCCGAGCGAGATGAGGACGGTTCCCGCTAACACCAGCGTGACGAACCCGCCGCCGGTGAGCCCGTGCCGGACGACCCGCTTTCGAGCGTTCATCGCGCTCGTGTTCGCCGTCCGCCGCCGTTAACCGTTCGCATCGACGTCGTAATCGACGGCCGACATCGATACCGGCGTCGCTCAGTCGTCGTCCATCGGCGCGGTCACGGGCTCGACGCGCTCGCCGCGTGGCCCCTCGAGGTCTACCTTCGGCAACAGATCGCGCAGGTACCGTCCGGTGTGGGATTCCTCGAGTCGGGCGACCTCCTCGGGCGTGCCGCTCGCGACGAGTTCGCCGCCATTCTCGCCGCCTTCGGGGCCGAGGTCGATGACGTGATCGGCGTTCTTTACGAGGTCGAGTTCGTGTTCGATGACGACGACGCTGTTGCCGTTGTCGGTCAGTCGGTGGAGGACGTCGATCAGCTTGCGCTCGTCCTCGCTGTGGAGACCGGTCGTCGGCTCGTCGAGCAGGTACAGCGTCTCGCCGGAGTCCTTCTTCCCGAGTTCCTCCGCGAGTTTGACCCGTTGGGCTTCCCCGCCCGAGAGCGTCGTGGAGGGCTGGCCGAGTTTCATGTAGTCCAGCCCGACGTCTTTCAGCAGCTTCAGCCGCCGCCGAATCTGGCTCGAGGACTCGAAGAAGTCGTAGGCCTCCTCGATGGACAGTTCGAGGACGTCCGCGATGGTCTTGCCCTTGTAGGTGACGTCGAGCGTGGCGTCGTTGTAGCGCGCGCCGTCGCACTCCTCGCAGGGGACGTAGACGTCGGAGAGGAAGTTCATCTCGATCTTGACGGTGCCCTGTCCGCCACACTCCTCGCAGCGACCGCCCTTGACGTTGAAGGAGAACCGCCCCTTCTCGTAGCCTCGTTGTTTCGCGAGCTTCGTCGACGCGAACAGCTCCCGGATGTAGTCGAAAACGTTCGTGTACGTCGCCGGATTGGACCGCGGCGTGCGGCCGATCGGCGACTGGTCGATCAGGCGAACCGTCTCGATCCCCTCGAGCCCCTCGAGGCCGTCGTGGTCGCCCGGAATCACGCTCGTGTTGTCGTTCATCCGGCGAGCGAGGCCCTTGTAGAGCACGTCGTGCATGAGGGTGGACTTCCCGGAGCCGGAAACGCCCGTGATCGCCGTAAAGCATCCCAGCGGAAGATCCACGTCGAGGTCCTTGAGGTTGTGCTGGCGGGCACCGAGAATCGTCAGTGCACCCTCCGCGTCCCGGCGTTCGTCGGGAACCGGAATCTGCTTGCGGCCGGAGAGGTAGTCGCCGGTGATCGATCCCTCGGTCCGTTTGAGCTCCTCGACGGAGCCGTTGGCGACGACCTCGCCGCCGCGCTTGCCGGGGCCGGGACCCATGTCGACGACCTGGTCGGCACGGCGCATCGTCTCCTCGTCGTGCTCGACGACGATCAGGGTGTTACCGATGTCGCGCAGTTCCTCCAGGGTGTCCAGCAGGCGGTCGTTGTCCCGCTGGTGGAGCCCGATCGACGGCTCGTCCAGCACGTAGAGGACGCCGACGAGTCCGGAGCCGATCTGCGTCGCGAGACGAATCCGCTGGCTCTCGCCGCCGGAAAGCGTCGAGGCCTCGCGGTCGAGCGTGAGGTACTCGAGGCCGACCTCGCACATGAAGGCGAGTCGCGAACGGATCTCTTTGAGGATCTCCTCGGCGATCACCTTCTCGCGCTCGGTGAGGTCGGCTTCCATCGACTCGAAGTGCTCGAGAGCGTCGCCGATCGACAGCCCGTTGATCTCGGTGATCGAACTGTCGTCGACGAGTACCGCGCGACTCGCGGCTTTCAGGCGGGTCCCGTCGCAGGCCGGACACTCCGTGACCGACATGTAGTCCTCGATGTGCTCTCGGGTCGAGTCCGAATCGGTCTCGAGGTAGCGGCGCTCGAGGTTCGGAATGACTCCCTCGAAGCGCTTTTTCTTGCGGCGGGTCCCGTTTTTCGTCCGTCGCTTGAACAGCACCTGCTCGCTGGTGCCGTACAGGAACGCCTGCTGGACGTCTTCCTCGAGTTCTTCGAACGGGGTCGTCAGCGGGACGTCGAAGTGCTCGGCCACGGCGTCGAGGCGGGTCTGATAGTACGAGCGGTTGTAGCTCCAGGGTTCGAAGACGTGCTTGAGCGGTTTGGACTCGTCTTGCAACACGAGGTCCTCGTCGACCTCCTTCGTCTCGCCCAGCCCCTCGCACTCGGGACAGGCGCCGTGGGGCGAGTTAAAGGAGAACGAGCGGGTTTCGATCTCGGGGACGTCGATTCCGCAGTGGGTACAGGCCAGATCCTTCGAGAACTCGACGACGAAGCGGTCGTCCTCCTCGACTTCGTCGCCGAGCGCGCCCGTCCGGCGGGCCGCGTCGCCCAGATCACTCGCGACCTCCTTCGGTGCGTCCGGGAGGATGACCTTCAGCACGCCCTCGGCCTCCTCGAGCGCCGTCTCGACGCTGTCGATGATCCGCGGTCGGGCCTCGGTCGAGACCTTCACGCGGTCGACGATCACATCGATCGTGTGATCGAAGTTCTCGTCTAAGTTCGGCTCGTCGCGGGTGAGGTCGTGTTCCTCGCCGTCGACTTCGACGCGGGCGTACCCCTCCGAGACGAGTTCGTCGAAGAGGTCCTCGAAGGCTCCCTTCTGATCGCGGACGACGGGTGCGGCCAGCTTGGCCCTGGTTCCCTCCGGAAGCTCGAGGATGCGTTCGACCATGTTCTGTGCGCTCTGTTCGCCGACTTCGCGACCGCACTCGGGACAGTGGGGGGTACCGACGCGGGCGTAGAGAAGACGGAGATAGTCGTGGAGTTCGGTGACGGTCCCCACCGTCGATCGCGGGTTGTTCGCGGCGTTCTTCTGGTCGATCGAAATCGCCGGCGAGAGTCCTTCGACGGTCTCGACCTGTGGCTTGTCCATCTGGCCGAGGAAGTTCCGGGCGTACGCCGAGAGGCTCTCGATGTACCGGCGCTGCCCCTCGGCGTAGATCGTCTCGAACGCCAGCGAGGATTTTCCCGACCCCGAAAGGCCGGTGACGACGGTGAACGCCTCGCGGGGAATCGTCACGTCGAGGTCCTTGAGGTTGTGTTCCTCTGCACCCCGCACCTCGATATAGTCCTTGCTCATGTTCTGGTACTGAATGGTGACCGGATCGATGTTCGACTCGCTGCTCGATTCACTGTGATAGAGTCAGTGGCCGGAAGAACTTAACGAGTCTGAAAGCCCGGTAGCGTGATGCGTGCTAGCAAACGAAGTTTCGCGCGGGTCTCGACCGATTCGGTGGCCCGCCTGCGCTCGATTCGATGGATCGAGCCGATGTGTCCACGTGCGTTGTCACTGCACGATTTTCGTCGAGTACTGTGTCGAAACTGGACCACGTGAACACGCAAATATTGCGGTGAGATCGCTATCAGAAGGTATCTTCGGCGACGAGTACAGTGACTCGCGTCTCGGACACCGGCGATAGCGTTACATTCCAAATATTTTCGACGTTCGAAATGAAAGACATACTATGGAAAGACGTTCGTTTCTCGCTACGGCAGGAACCGCCCTTGTAGTGCTCTCTGCGGGTTGTTCAAGCATTACATCCGCTACTCAGCGGCAAAGCTACGAGTTTGGAATCTATAACGGACCGCGGGAGTCCCATTCGTTCAGAGTTCGGATCGGAAACGACTTAGACGGGTATTTCCGAGAAGAAACGTTCGTGATGGATGGCGAAACGGCCAACGAAAACGTCTCGATCGAGGATACTCCATCCCGGATCTACATCAAAATAGATTCGGCCGAGGAACGAGAATTTCCGTGGCCCGCTTCGACCAACGAGTTAGGAACCACCGCCGCTAAAGCGGACATCTGGTACGAACCGACGCTCGAGCAAGACGTTTTGATTCAAGAGGGGTGACAGACCGAATCGGCGCTGATAACTAGCCACCGCAGCGTGCGGTGTTTTCCGAAGAGGAATACCGGACCGATATTCATGCTCAAACAGACCCGTTACACTTCGGTAAGCGGCGGGGGCGAATCTCCCAGAGGCGATCGTCGGGGGTCGACAACATGGCCCGAATGTCGCCCCAAGACGCATCTCGAGCGCGGCTTCACCAGACGGTCACCGGCGGCGTCCGCGCGCTCGAGGACGGTCGATTCGCTCAGCCGCCATCGCGCTCGGTGCGGACGGCTCCGACGACCCGATTCACCGGTCGTGCCACCACTGGCCGACGATCCCGCCGGTCGCGACGGAGACGAGACCGACGATAACGAGGATGTTTACCACCGGGATCAGATACAGGAGGTTGACGACGACCGTTCCGACGACGAGCGCGAGCCACGGGTTCGATTCCGAACCGTCGCCGAAGTGACGGAGCAGGGCGGAGCCAGCAAGGATGATCCCGATTGTGTTCGCGAGCGTCAACAACACCGGCACGACGACCGCCGAAAGCGCGAGTGCGAACCCGACGGTCGGGGGCAATCCGCGTTCGGTGAGCAACGCGACGACGGCTCGCACTGACGCGACGGCAAGCGCCGAGCCGACGAGCGCGCCGAACCCGATCGCCCCCGCGTTCAGCGGGTTTTCGAGGATTCGAGCCTCGATTCGCCGGACGGACGACCGGGAGACGGCGAGAAGAATCGCACCGACGCTCAGGGTGAGGAGGCTATAGTAGCCACTGAAAGTCAATGCACACCTGATCGCACGATAGCTGTGCGATCAGGTGTGAATCGTTTCAGTTGTTACTATATAGAGTCCGAAGACGAAGGCGAGTTCGCCGACCGTCGTCGGGTCGAGTATCGACTCCTCGAGGTCGCGGCGCGCGAGGGCGGTCGTGAGCACGAACGGTTGAAGTATCATCGCTGCATGGGGACGCTCGAGATGCAATCGAAGGCTCCCGCAACTCGATGGACTCGAGGCGGAACGACTCGGTGTGGCGGGCTGGCGGACCAAAGTGACTTCGGTTGGAAGCGCCAATAGCGGGCTATGAGCGACGATACCGGACCCACGCTGTCGGTCGACGACTTCGTCGACTACTGCCACACGCAGACCGGCCTGCTCTCGGGGCGCGTCGAGATGATGCGCGCCGAAGCCGACGAGTTGCTCTCCGAAATCGACGAGGAGACGGCCGAGATCCGACGCCGACTCGAGGACCACACGAAGCGACTCGAGGGAACCGACGCGCCGTCGACGCCGGCCGGTCCGGACAGGAGCGACCTCGACCTCGAGGCGCTCGAGGGGCTCGAAAGCGAGGTCAAAGAGAAACAGCTGCTCGTCAAGGCCAAACAGACGCGAATGCAGGCCTTTCAGGAACTGGCTGCAGCCTACACCGACCTCGCCGGAGAGTTACGGTCGGACGTCGACGACGGCGAGGAAGCGATGACCCGAGTGATTCAGTTCGAAGCCGACAACGACGCGCCGACGTACTTCGAGGACCGGGAGACGCTGGTCGAAGCCGCGGCGCACTCGCGCTCGACCGAGGGCGAGTGAGCGACCGAAACGCGCGGGATCGTCGATCGCCGAATCGATCGTTCACTCCGCTTCAGACGCTCGTACCGTCAGCACCGGCGTCGTCGCCGTCCGTAACACGCGTTCCGTGACGCTCCCGAGCAGCAATCGGTCGAGTCCGCTTCGGCCGTGCGTCCCCATCACGAGCAGGTCCGCGTCCGCGTCGTCCACGTAGGTACGGATCATCCGATGCGTCGACCCGTGTCTGATCGCACTCTCGGCGTCGACGCCCGCGTTCTCCGCAGCCGCGACGCCCTCGTCGACGACCCTCCTGGCGTACTGCTGGAGGCGGTCGATCGTGAGGTCGTTGTGTTCTTCGATCCCGGCGGGAGTCACGTCGACGACCGAGAGGACGTGGACGGTCGCGTCGTGGTGTCTCGCCACCATCAGTGCGCGTTCGATCGCCGCGTCGGCGTATGCACTGCCGTCCGTCGGGACCACGATCGTCTCGAGCGGATAGGGGCGTCTGACCCCGGCCGCCCCTCGAACGACGAGGACGGGAACGTCGGCGTCGCGGACGACCGTTTCGGTGACGCTTCCCAACAGGAGCCGACCGACGCCGCTTCGGCCCCGCGTTCCCATCACGATCGCGTC contains:
- a CDS encoding IclR family transcriptional regulator — protein: MSQEVQYPVQAAATTFRIIETLHDLNGAGVAELADELEMPKSTVHDHLRTLTEVEYLVNENGTYHVGARFLELGGFARSQMKLYQVGSPEIKKLAEETGEHANLLIEEHGKGIFLNKVKGPDAVNLDTHIGMRVYLQTTALGKAILSRLPEATVDEIIDRHGLPAVTEQTVTDRDELKAQLAEIRNRGYAIDDEERVLGMRCVAAPICDEDGMPIGAVSVSGPTNRFNNEVFEDEIPKSVLSTANVIEVNMTYT
- a CDS encoding mandelate racemase/muconate lactonizing enzyme family protein produces the protein MRDFSNHSTERPAGHDVEITGVEAAVVDGNFEWNLVKVHTDAGVTGIGEAYRGGGVPELVEYTNRFLVGENPLDVERLFRYIVQEMSGHGGTTGKVVTAVSGIEIALWDVAGKILDVPVYQLLGSRYRDRVRIYCDCHAGEAYAVDEGGFTEYANAEAYTPDAYAAEAERVVDMGFDAIKFDLDMERDNKPDPYNGRLSNAALNHKVEVVAAVREAIGDEIDLAFDCHWDYTVESAARLARALEPYDLMWLEDVVPPEETAAQREVARRTKTPLATGENRFRVHELTELLDGYAVDVITPDPTTCGGLAESKRVADRAEERYVPFSPHNVCSPVGTMACVHLCAAVPNADVLEYHALEVDWWDDLLERDEPIISDGYIDVPTDPGLGIELDESVVEDHVLPGTDRFD
- a CDS encoding thiamine pyrophosphate-binding protein, producing the protein MDVSQAVIERLTADGIDTVFGIPGKQTLPLNEAIGTRDDIRFVVARHETAVTHQAWGYAETSGRPAATAVVPGPGDMNAMNGLKNALNDCTPLVHIAVETEPEVRGGDGIHETPPDTYDNVVKANLLVERPESTIAVLEEAISIAETQPKGPVRVGIPKNFLAMDIPLATPADYSREFVTGVATEDIEAAADLLAEADDPVIVAGGGVRTANASDNLRRVADRLGAPVVATYKGKGVLPDGSGGYVAGTLSGSASPELLELLAEADAALAVGTDFDAVATRAWAVDVPEALVHVTLDADDLGNGYEPSVGIVADAAAALSRLEGALSEREFAAGDAVERAGAIRTATSDRLESLRGSSPPITSVSALETVRAAVPREAIATADAGGSRVWGLNVFEAGGPRSYVNPGSWATMGTALPSGIGAQLANPDADVVVLVGDGGLLMCVHELHTAVAEALPITVVVFVNEDYAIISDDAGRNYDLEDGEYDWTDAPIDFAGLAASFGMRTERAETPSEIRSTLESAVAADEPVLLEVPTDPREPQASDWMSDDS
- a CDS encoding CBS domain-containing protein yields the protein MEDIFVARVMSSSLQTVTPDTLVEDAGQLMLENEVGSVIVVDEDNQLEGILTTTDFVRIVAERKPKDRTPVSAYMTQNVITVTAQDSIRDAADVIVEHGFHHLPVVDEDEGVIGIITTSDLASYLSREETPSPE
- the uvrA gene encoding excinuclease ABC subunit UvrA, with the protein product MSKDYIEVRGAEEHNLKDLDVTIPREAFTVVTGLSGSGKSSLAFETIYAEGQRRYIESLSAYARNFLGQMDKPQVETVEGLSPAISIDQKNAANNPRSTVGTVTELHDYLRLLYARVGTPHCPECGREVGEQSAQNMVERILELPEGTRAKLAAPVVRDQKGAFEDLFDELVSEGYARVEVDGEEHDLTRDEPNLDENFDHTIDVIVDRVKVSTEARPRIIDSVETALEEAEGVLKVILPDAPKEVASDLGDAARRTGALGDEVEEDDRFVVEFSKDLACTHCGIDVPEIETRSFSFNSPHGACPECEGLGETKEVDEDLVLQDESKPLKHVFEPWSYNRSYYQTRLDAVAEHFDVPLTTPFEELEEDVQQAFLYGTSEQVLFKRRTKNGTRRKKKRFEGVIPNLERRYLETDSDSTREHIEDYMSVTECPACDGTRLKAASRAVLVDDSSITEINGLSIGDALEHFESMEADLTEREKVIAEEILKEIRSRLAFMCEVGLEYLTLDREASTLSGGESQRIRLATQIGSGLVGVLYVLDEPSIGLHQRDNDRLLDTLEELRDIGNTLIVVEHDEETMRRADQVVDMGPGPGKRGGEVVANGSVEELKRTEGSITGDYLSGRKQIPVPDERRDAEGALTILGARQHNLKDLDVDLPLGCFTAITGVSGSGKSTLMHDVLYKGLARRMNDNTSVIPGDHDGLEGLEGIETVRLIDQSPIGRTPRSNPATYTNVFDYIRELFASTKLAKQRGYEKGRFSFNVKGGRCEECGGQGTVKIEMNFLSDVYVPCEECDGARYNDATLDVTYKGKTIADVLELSIEEAYDFFESSSQIRRRLKLLKDVGLDYMKLGQPSTTLSGGEAQRVKLAEELGKKDSGETLYLLDEPTTGLHSEDERKLIDVLHRLTDNGNSVVVIEHELDLVKNADHVIDLGPEGGENGGELVASGTPEEVARLEESHTGRYLRDLLPKVDLEGPRGERVEPVTAPMDDD